Proteins from a genomic interval of Rhodococcus rhodochrous:
- the prcA gene encoding proteasome subunit alpha, which yields MTLPYYASAEQIMRDRSELARKGIARGRSVIALTYAGGVLLVAENPSKALHKISELYDRVGFAAVGKYNEFENLRRAGIMHADMRGYSYDRRDVTGRALANAYAQTLGTIFTEQPKPYEVEICVAEVGRADTDDGPQLYRITYDGSIVDESQFVVMGGNTEPIVTALRSSYKPGLPLDEAVAVAVTALQQPATADAAPRVLGRGELEVAVLEKQRPRRAFRRISGAALDALLPSTGSAQAAPSAAPADPAPESGSDTTTGSETGSGPDAG from the coding sequence GTGACACTTCCGTACTATGCGTCCGCCGAGCAGATCATGCGCGATCGCTCGGAGCTGGCCCGTAAGGGCATCGCCCGGGGCCGGTCTGTGATCGCGTTGACCTACGCCGGTGGTGTGCTGCTGGTGGCGGAGAATCCGTCGAAGGCACTGCACAAGATCAGCGAACTGTACGACCGGGTCGGTTTCGCCGCCGTCGGCAAGTACAACGAGTTCGAGAATCTGCGGCGCGCCGGGATCATGCACGCCGACATGCGTGGCTACTCCTACGACCGGCGGGACGTGACCGGGCGGGCGCTGGCGAACGCCTACGCGCAGACCCTCGGCACCATCTTCACCGAGCAGCCCAAGCCGTACGAGGTGGAGATCTGTGTCGCCGAGGTCGGGCGCGCCGACACCGACGACGGCCCGCAGCTGTACCGCATCACCTACGACGGGTCGATCGTCGACGAGTCGCAGTTCGTGGTGATGGGCGGCAACACCGAACCGATCGTCACCGCGCTGCGCTCGTCGTACAAGCCGGGTCTGCCGCTCGACGAGGCGGTCGCCGTGGCGGTGACCGCGCTGCAGCAGCCCGCCACCGCCGATGCGGCGCCGCGGGTGCTCGGTCGCGGCGAACTCGAGGTCGCAGTGCTCGAGAAGCAGCGGCCGCGCCGCGCCTTCCGCCGTATCTCGGGGGCGGCGCTCGACGCGCTGCTGCCCAGCACCGGGTCCGCTCAGGCGGCGCCGTCGGCCGCGCCCGCCGATCCGGCCCCCGAATCGGGGTCCGACACCACGACCGGCTCGGAGACCGGGTCCGGTCCCGACGCGGGCTGA
- a CDS encoding bifunctional phosphatase PAP2/diacylglycerol kinase family protein: MGRNDIYGRGVIVRERYRTADRALFERTGALRPSPADPLLRDLGRAANHSVLWVACAAVCAAAGGHARRGAVRGLLSVAGASALTNGLLKPLLPRRRPPARTDPKFRRRSVPIPRSSSFPSGHAASAAAFVTGVALESPATGVVLAPLAAAVAYSRVHTGVHWPGDVLVGGAVGATVAWSTRRWWAVRSREPATVQVVAAAPALPGGEGMLLVVNRDAGTAEEIAAAVTAALPGLRRVDLDPERDPAEQLEHLLTEYRPQAVGVCGGDGTVAAVLDVAVDARLPVAVFPGGTLNHFALDLGVVDLEETVRAVTAGQAVAVGLGQVTVTGPEGRTVRRFVNTASLGGYPDAVRLREHWEPRIGKWPAAGLAMLAVLRTASPMPVRIDGAGRAVWLLFVGNGRYTPADQVPMSRAHLDPGTLDVRYLPAESRFSRFRLLVAAATGTLGASPMYRQRHSPGLSVEVIGDPVALATDGEVLADGTGFDFEVVPSALTVYRLAVDQPASGPDPVSEPVVVSDPDSGAGSAGAADGAA, from the coding sequence ATGGGTCGCAACGACATCTACGGTCGTGGTGTGATCGTTCGCGAGCGTTACCGCACCGCCGACCGGGCCCTGTTCGAGCGCACCGGGGCGCTGCGCCCGTCCCCCGCCGACCCGTTGCTGCGCGATCTCGGGCGGGCCGCCAATCACAGTGTGCTGTGGGTCGCGTGCGCCGCGGTGTGCGCCGCCGCCGGCGGTCACGCCCGCCGCGGGGCGGTGCGGGGCCTGCTGTCGGTGGCCGGGGCCAGTGCCCTGACCAACGGGCTGCTCAAGCCGCTGTTGCCGCGCCGCCGACCCCCGGCGCGCACCGACCCGAAGTTCCGGCGCCGCAGTGTGCCGATCCCCCGCTCGTCGTCGTTCCCGTCCGGGCACGCCGCGTCGGCGGCGGCGTTCGTGACCGGGGTGGCGCTCGAATCCCCTGCGACCGGGGTCGTTCTGGCGCCGCTGGCCGCGGCGGTGGCCTATTCGCGGGTGCACACCGGCGTGCACTGGCCCGGTGACGTGCTCGTCGGCGGGGCGGTCGGGGCGACGGTGGCGTGGTCGACGCGCCGCTGGTGGGCGGTGCGCAGCCGCGAACCGGCGACCGTGCAGGTCGTGGCGGCTGCGCCCGCCCTGCCCGGCGGTGAGGGGATGCTGCTGGTCGTCAACCGAGACGCCGGGACCGCCGAGGAGATCGCCGCGGCGGTCACCGCCGCGCTCCCGGGGCTGCGGCGCGTTGACCTGGACCCCGAGCGCGATCCGGCGGAGCAACTGGAACATTTGCTGACCGAGTATCGGCCGCAGGCGGTGGGGGTGTGCGGTGGGGACGGCACGGTCGCGGCGGTGCTCGACGTCGCCGTCGACGCGCGGCTGCCGGTGGCGGTGTTCCCCGGGGGCACCCTCAACCATTTCGCGCTCGACCTCGGCGTGGTGGATCTGGAGGAGACGGTGCGGGCGGTCACCGCCGGGCAGGCGGTGGCCGTCGGGCTCGGACAGGTGACGGTGACCGGGCCGGAGGGACGCACGGTGCGGCGGTTCGTCAACACCGCCAGCCTGGGCGGCTATCCGGATGCGGTGCGGTTGCGGGAGCACTGGGAACCGCGGATCGGCAAGTGGCCGGCGGCGGGGCTGGCGATGCTCGCGGTGCTGCGCACGGCGAGCCCGATGCCCGTACGGATCGACGGGGCGGGACGGGCGGTGTGGTTGCTGTTCGTCGGCAACGGCCGCTACACCCCGGCAGATCAGGTGCCGATGTCCCGCGCGCATCTGGATCCGGGCACCCTCGACGTGCGGTATCTGCCGGCCGAGAGCCGGTTCTCGCGGTTCCGGCTGCTCGTCGCTGCGGCGACCGGAACCCTCGGCGCCTCACCGATGTACCGGCAACGGCACAGCCCGGGCCTGTCGGTGGAGGTCATCGGGGATCCGGTGGCGTTGGCCACCGACGGGGAAGTCCTCGCCGACGGCACCGGTTTCGACTTCGAGGTGGTGCCGTCGGCGTTGACGGTCTATCGGCTCGCGGTGGATCAGCCCGCGTCGGGACCGGACCCGGTCTCCGAGCCGGTCGTGGTGTCGGACCCCGATTCGGGGGCCGGATCGGCGGGCGCGGCCGACGGCGCCGCCTGA
- the pafA gene encoding Pup--protein ligase encodes MQRRIMGIETEFGVTCTFHGHRRLSPDEVARYLFRRVVSWGRSSNVFLRNGARLYLDVGSHPEYATAECDDLLQLVEHDHAGERVLEELLIDAEQRLAEEGIGGDIFLFKNNTDSAGNSYGCHENYLVARVGEFSRISDVLLPFLVTRQLICGAGKVLQTPKAATFCLSQRAEHIWEGVSSATTRSRPIINTRDEPHADAEKYRRLHVIVGDSNMSETTTMLKVGSAALVLEMIEAGVPFRDFALDNPIRAIREVSHDLTGRRPVRLAGGRQASALDIQREYHARAVEYLHQREPDPHVAQVVDLWGRVLDAVESQDFAKVDTEIDWVIKRKLFQRYQDRYDMELSDPKIAQLDLAYHDIKRGRGVFDLLQRKGLAARATDDESVDAAVNTPPQTTRAKLRGDFIAAAQAAGRDFTVDWVHLKLNDQAQRTVLCKDPFRSVDERVERLIASM; translated from the coding sequence GTGCAGCGACGAATCATGGGTATCGAGACGGAGTTCGGCGTCACGTGTACCTTCCACGGGCATCGTCGGTTGAGCCCCGACGAGGTGGCCCGCTATCTGTTCCGCCGGGTGGTGTCCTGGGGGCGCAGCTCGAACGTCTTCCTGCGGAACGGGGCGCGACTGTATCTCGATGTCGGCTCGCACCCCGAGTACGCCACCGCCGAGTGCGACGACCTGCTCCAGCTCGTCGAGCACGACCATGCCGGCGAGCGGGTCCTCGAGGAACTGCTCATCGATGCCGAGCAGCGTCTCGCCGAGGAAGGCATCGGCGGCGATATCTTCCTGTTCAAGAACAACACCGACTCGGCGGGCAACTCCTACGGCTGCCACGAGAACTATCTCGTCGCCCGCGTCGGCGAGTTCTCCCGCATCTCCGATGTGCTGCTGCCCTTCCTGGTGACCCGGCAGCTGATCTGCGGCGCCGGGAAGGTGCTGCAGACCCCCAAGGCCGCCACCTTCTGCCTGTCGCAACGCGCCGAGCACATCTGGGAGGGCGTCTCGTCGGCGACCACCCGGTCGCGGCCGATCATCAACACCCGCGACGAACCGCACGCCGACGCCGAGAAATATCGGCGCCTGCACGTGATCGTCGGGGACTCGAACATGTCCGAGACCACCACCATGCTCAAGGTGGGATCGGCGGCGTTGGTGCTCGAGATGATCGAGGCCGGGGTGCCGTTCCGGGACTTCGCGCTCGACAACCCGATTCGCGCCATCCGCGAGGTCTCCCACGACCTGACGGGCCGGCGCCCGGTGCGCCTGGCCGGCGGCCGGCAGGCCAGTGCCCTGGACATCCAGCGCGAATACCACGCGCGGGCCGTGGAGTATCTGCACCAGCGCGAACCCGACCCGCACGTCGCGCAGGTGGTGGACCTGTGGGGCCGCGTCCTCGACGCCGTCGAATCGCAGGACTTTGCGAAGGTCGACACCGAGATCGACTGGGTGATCAAGCGCAAGCTGTTCCAGCGCTACCAGGACCGCTACGACATGGAGCTGTCGGATCCGAAGATCGCCCAGCTCGACCTGGCCTATCACGACATCAAGCGCGGCCGCGGCGTGTTCGACCTGCTGCAACGCAAGGGGCTGGCGGCGCGGGCCACCGACGACGAGTCCGTCGACGCCGCGGTGAACACCCCGCCGCAGACCACCCGGGCGAAGCTGCGCGGTGATTTCATCGCCGCCGCACAGGCCGCAGGCCGTGATTTCACCGTCGACTGGGTGCATCTGAAGCTCAACGATCAGGCGCAGCGCACGGTGTTGTGCAAGGACCCGTTCCGGTCGGTGGACGAACGCGTCGAACGGCTCATCGCCTCCATGTGA
- a CDS encoding helix-turn-helix transcriptional regulator, which produces MAISKVERLVNLVIALLSTRQFVTAEKIRASVAGYSECASDEAFSRMFERDKNELRDLGVPLETGRPSRSSTVEGYRINRDAYELPEIDLTREETAAVAVAAALWESPELTAAAQGAVLKLRAAGIRVDTDGGEVVAPLPPRARGSEPALTALLAAIDARRAVRFTHRSSPTEPWSTRTVEPWGVVTVHGRWYLVGHDRDRTAVRTFRLSRIGDEITAIGPEGAVQIPEGVDLRGRVLAATSPAEVSGSARLWVADGRAWELRRLGQAGAARRIGDRDGVELEVPVRSWEWIARIVAGQGADALVLDPPELRAEVQRILEQATTTAGEEGR; this is translated from the coding sequence GTGGCGATCTCGAAAGTCGAACGGCTGGTGAACCTGGTCATCGCGCTGCTGTCCACCCGACAGTTCGTGACCGCGGAGAAGATCCGTGCCTCGGTGGCCGGTTACTCCGAATGCGCGAGCGACGAGGCGTTCAGCCGCATGTTCGAGCGGGACAAGAACGAACTGCGCGATCTCGGGGTGCCCCTGGAGACGGGCCGGCCGTCGCGGTCGTCGACGGTGGAGGGCTACCGCATCAACCGCGACGCCTACGAACTGCCCGAGATCGACCTCACCCGCGAGGAGACCGCCGCCGTGGCCGTCGCCGCCGCACTGTGGGAATCGCCGGAGCTGACCGCCGCCGCGCAGGGCGCGGTGCTCAAGCTGCGTGCCGCCGGGATCCGCGTCGACACCGACGGCGGGGAGGTGGTCGCGCCGCTGCCGCCGCGCGCCCGTGGCTCCGAACCCGCGTTGACGGCATTGCTCGCCGCGATCGACGCGCGCCGCGCGGTGCGGTTCACCCACCGCAGTTCCCCCACCGAGCCGTGGTCGACGCGCACCGTCGAACCGTGGGGTGTGGTCACCGTGCACGGCCGCTGGTATCTCGTCGGCCACGACCGCGACCGCACTGCGGTGCGCACCTTCCGGCTCTCGCGCATCGGCGACGAGATCACCGCGATCGGCCCCGAAGGGGCGGTGCAGATCCCGGAGGGCGTGGATCTGCGGGGGCGGGTGCTCGCCGCGACCTCCCCCGCGGAGGTGAGCGGATCGGCGCGGCTGTGGGTGGCGGACGGGCGCGCCTGGGAGCTGCGCCGGCTCGGACAGGCCGGCGCGGCCCGGCGGATCGGCGACCGCGACGGGGTGGAACTCGAGGTGCCGGTGCGCTCGTGGGAGTGGATCGCCCGGATCGTCGCCGGGCAGGGCGCGGACGCGTTGGTGCTCGACCCACCGGAATTGCGGGCCGAGGTGCAGCGCATCCTCGAACAGGCAACCACGACTGCGGGGGAAGAGGGTCGATGA
- a CDS encoding helix-turn-helix transcriptional regulator gives MSTRLSARLGRLLNLVPYFLAHPGTSAAEAARDLGVTPKQVMDDLNQLWVCGLPGYGPGDLIDLSFSEDSIVVTFTAGIERPLRLTSTEATALLVALRSLQEMPGVVDPSAAQSAIAKIEAAAGTAALPADTATTTDTATTTDTATAVAEPDPDTAGDSDAAGQVRAAVRDGRAVHLTYYSASRDTVSERDVDPIRIVIIDEHAYLQAWCRSAEGVRLFRFDRIDAATVLDEPARPPHRAITDDEHLELFEGDPSLPAARLRIAPSYTWLLDYYPLTDVQVLSDGSCEASMRYASPGWMARLLVGLGAGVQVLDPPELQAAVRARAEAALAAYAELDGENPARGAGPTP, from the coding sequence ATGAGCACACGACTGTCGGCGCGACTGGGACGACTGCTCAATCTCGTGCCCTATTTCCTGGCGCACCCGGGGACCAGCGCGGCCGAAGCCGCCCGCGACCTGGGGGTCACCCCGAAGCAGGTGATGGACGATCTGAACCAGCTGTGGGTGTGCGGGCTGCCCGGCTACGGGCCCGGCGATCTGATCGACCTGTCGTTCTCCGAGGACAGCATCGTGGTGACCTTCACCGCCGGCATCGAACGCCCTCTGCGGTTGACCTCCACCGAGGCCACCGCGCTGCTCGTGGCGCTGCGGTCGTTGCAGGAGATGCCCGGTGTCGTCGACCCGTCGGCGGCGCAGTCGGCGATCGCGAAGATCGAAGCGGCGGCCGGGACCGCCGCGCTGCCCGCCGACACCGCCACCACCACTGACACCGCCACCACCACTGACACCGCCACCGCCGTCGCCGAACCCGATCCGGACACCGCCGGGGACTCCGACGCCGCCGGACAGGTGCGGGCCGCGGTGCGCGACGGGCGCGCCGTGCACCTGACCTACTATTCGGCCTCCCGCGACACCGTCTCCGAACGCGACGTCGACCCGATCCGCATCGTCATCATCGACGAGCACGCCTATCTGCAGGCCTGGTGCCGCAGCGCCGAAGGGGTGCGGCTGTTCCGCTTCGACCGCATCGACGCCGCCACCGTGCTCGACGAGCCGGCGCGCCCGCCGCATCGGGCGATCACCGACGACGAGCACCTCGAACTGTTCGAGGGCGACCCGTCGCTGCCCGCCGCGCGGTTGCGCATCGCCCCGTCGTACACCTGGCTGCTCGACTACTACCCGCTCACCGACGTGCAGGTGCTCTCCGATGGCAGCTGCGAGGCGTCGATGCGGTACGCCTCGCCGGGGTGGATGGCGCGGCTGCTCGTCGGGCTCGGCGCCGGGGTGCAGGTGCTCGACCCACCGGAGTTGCAGGCGGCGGTGCGGGCGCGGGCCGAGGCGGCGCTGGCCGCCTATGCCGAGCTCGACGGGGAGAACCCGGCCCGCGGCGCGGGGCCGACACCCTGA
- the tatA gene encoding Sec-independent protein translocase subunit TatA: protein MGAMSPWHWAIVALVVVILFGSKKLPDAARGLGRSLRIFKSEVKEMQNDDARASAPQQPAPNPLPAAQPTADPAAPNTHTEPRSA from the coding sequence ATGGGTGCAATGAGCCCCTGGCACTGGGCCATCGTGGCGCTGGTGGTCGTGATTCTCTTCGGTTCGAAGAAGCTGCCCGACGCCGCGCGCGGTCTCGGTCGTTCGCTCCGGATCTTCAAGAGCGAGGTCAAGGAGATGCAGAACGACGACGCCCGGGCGTCCGCGCCGCAGCAGCCGGCGCCGAATCCGTTGCCGGCCGCGCAGCCGACAGCCGATCCCGCCGCGCCGAACACGCACACCGAACCGCGGTCTGCCTGA